The following are encoded together in the Desulfococcus multivorans genome:
- a CDS encoding metallophosphoesterase family protein: MRIAVIADIHGNLEAFQSVLRDIDGSGIQHIVSVGDNIGYGAESEAVMALIRERGILSVLGNHEMAVRYPRFFKWFNPQVQATLQSTFAGLSSQTLADIHRMPSLLIRWGSRFVHGFPPKSPFLYLYQMRERKICRAFHRIDEKHCFIGHTHELNLIRVRGGSARYLPFSRGVAVLENDAAYLINVGSVGQPRDGDNRAKYVIWDISASSVEVRRVSYDIDTAIRKILDAGYPESFAARLR; the protein is encoded by the coding sequence ATGCGGATAGCCGTCATTGCCGACATCCACGGAAACCTCGAAGCGTTTCAATCGGTATTGAGGGACATTGACGGATCCGGAATCCAGCATATCGTCTCAGTGGGTGATAACATTGGATACGGCGCCGAATCCGAAGCGGTAATGGCGTTGATTCGGGAGCGCGGCATCCTCTCGGTTCTCGGAAACCATGAAATGGCGGTGAGATATCCTCGGTTCTTCAAATGGTTCAATCCACAGGTTCAGGCAACACTCCAATCGACCTTCGCGGGGCTGTCCTCTCAAACCCTGGCGGATATCCATCGCATGCCGTCCCTATTGATCCGATGGGGATCCCGGTTCGTTCACGGATTTCCCCCGAAGTCTCCGTTCCTCTACCTCTACCAGATGCGGGAGCGCAAGATATGCCGCGCATTTCACCGCATCGACGAAAAGCACTGTTTCATCGGCCACACCCATGAGTTGAACCTGATTCGGGTACGCGGCGGATCCGCCCGTTACCTGCCGTTCTCCCGGGGCGTTGCCGTTCTGGAAAACGACGCCGCCTATCTCATCAACGTGGGAAGTGTAGGCCAGCCCAGGGACGGGGACAACCGTGCCAAATATGTCATTTGGGATATATCGGCGTCATCGGTGGAGGTGCGTCGGGTCAGTTACGATATCGATACGGCGATCCGCAAAATTCTCGACGCGGGATACCCCGAATCTTTCGCCGCCCGCCTGCGATAA
- a CDS encoding prepilin peptidase, with translation MAIYPSVLIHFVVFVFGLCIGSFLNVCIFRIPRAKSIVRPPSACPVCGAPIRFHNNIPLLSYALLKGRCRDCGVSIPLRYPALELATGLTATAIFATFGASLSAIVYFTFLSTLWVVSLIDIDHRIIPDVISLPGIPLFFLASLAVPSMTVKDALLGILFGGGSLYIVAWSYSALKKTDGMGGGDIKLLAMIGALIGWKGVLFTLFVGSALGTLVGVGLMITGGKTMKLAVPFAPFLSAGAAIYVFFGPRLINWYLNVIPLSI, from the coding sequence ATGGCCATATACCCATCGGTCCTGATCCACTTTGTGGTGTTCGTTTTCGGGCTGTGCATCGGCAGCTTCCTGAACGTCTGCATCTTTCGGATCCCCCGTGCGAAATCCATTGTTCGCCCTCCGTCCGCCTGTCCGGTATGCGGAGCGCCCATCCGGTTCCACAACAATATTCCCCTGCTGAGCTATGCCCTCCTGAAAGGTCGATGCCGAGACTGCGGTGTCTCCATCCCGCTTCGATATCCGGCCCTCGAGCTGGCGACCGGCCTTACGGCGACAGCCATATTCGCCACTTTCGGTGCAAGCCTGTCAGCCATCGTTTACTTCACGTTCCTATCGACGCTCTGGGTCGTCAGTCTCATCGACATCGATCACAGGATCATTCCCGACGTCATTTCCCTCCCGGGAATCCCCTTGTTCTTCCTCGCCTCATTGGCCGTACCGTCGATGACGGTAAAAGACGCTCTTTTAGGCATCCTGTTCGGGGGAGGAAGCCTCTACATCGTCGCCTGGAGTTACAGCGCTCTCAAGAAAACAGACGGCATGGGCGGTGGAGATATCAAGCTCCTGGCCATGATCGGAGCGCTCATCGGGTGGAAGGGCGTTCTGTTCACGCTGTTCGTCGGTTCCGCCCTGGGAACCCTCGTGGGCGTCGGACTCATGATCACCGGCGGGAAGACCATGAAGCTGGCCGTCCCTTTCGCCCCTTTTCTCTCAGCCGGTGCAGCGATTTACGTCTTTTTCGGCCCCCGTCTCATCAACTGGTACCTGAACGTTATCCCGCTGTCCATTTGA
- the lon gene encoding endopeptidase La: MAESDKDDLISIIEEDEEDIDIPEVLPLMPVRDVVIFTDMLLPLFVGRKKSVRAVEEAVANDNYLMLATQQDPGVENPKPEEIYTLGTVARVLRMLKLPDGRMKALVQGVAKARIVEYVRKRSWYSVKINLIEDLPVSKDDLTIEALMRNVREYSEKIMTLRGEMSSDVGAILDSIEDPGKLADLVASNLKLKIQESQMILEIIDPLERLKKVNELLSREVDLSAMQAKIQSDVKDEISKSQRDYYLREQVRAIHRELGELDEKALEIEEYKRRIKRARLGKEAKEEAEKQLRRLEQMHPDAAEASIVRTYLDWLVELPWQKMTADHFDIPGAKKVLDEDHYGLTKVKDRILEYLSVRKLNPETKGPILCFVGPPGVGKTSLGRAIAKAMRRKFFRISLGGVRDEAEIRGHRRTYIGALPGRIIQGLKQCGSRNPVFMMDEIDKLGSDFRGDPSSALLEALDPEQNANFSDHYLNLSFDLSKVMFILTANMTDTIPSALLDRMEVIRLSGYTDEEKMDIATKHLLPRQIKENGLKSKNISITGNAMLQIINEYTSEAGVRNLEREIGSICRKVARKIAEGEKGPFLVTRANIHKYLGVPQYYPEMDQDESQVGLSTGLAWTEAGGDVLYIEVSLFGGKGDLLITGQLGEIMQESARAAVSYARANMDRWGVDESFFENQDIHIHVPAGAIPKDGPSAGIAMATALISVMTGRPVNKYVAMTGEITLRGRVLPIGGLKEKALGALRGGIQTVILPEKNRKDLSEIPANLKRKMKFIPVKHMDEVLPIALEESAPRKRRSERKTPAAKSPGTSAARGERM, translated from the coding sequence ATGGCCGAATCGGACAAAGATGATCTTATCAGCATCATAGAAGAAGACGAAGAGGATATCGATATACCGGAAGTGTTGCCGTTGATGCCGGTGCGGGATGTCGTCATTTTTACGGATATGTTGCTGCCGCTTTTCGTGGGGCGGAAGAAATCCGTCAGAGCGGTGGAAGAAGCGGTGGCAAACGACAATTATCTGATGTTGGCTACCCAGCAGGATCCCGGCGTCGAAAACCCGAAACCCGAGGAGATATACACCCTGGGGACGGTAGCCCGCGTGCTTCGCATGTTGAAACTTCCGGACGGACGGATGAAAGCGTTGGTTCAGGGCGTTGCCAAGGCACGGATAGTGGAATACGTTCGTAAGCGCTCCTGGTATAGTGTCAAGATCAATCTCATCGAGGACCTGCCGGTTTCCAAGGATGACCTCACCATCGAGGCTCTCATGAGAAACGTCAGGGAGTACTCCGAGAAAATCATGACTCTTCGAGGGGAGATGAGCAGTGATGTGGGCGCCATTCTGGACAGCATCGAAGATCCTGGAAAGCTGGCCGACCTGGTGGCCTCCAACCTGAAGTTGAAGATTCAGGAATCTCAGATGATCCTGGAGATCATCGATCCTCTGGAGCGCCTCAAAAAGGTGAACGAGCTGCTTTCCCGTGAGGTGGACCTGTCGGCCATGCAGGCCAAGATCCAATCGGACGTAAAGGACGAGATTTCCAAGAGCCAGAGAGATTACTATCTGCGCGAGCAGGTGCGCGCCATTCACCGGGAATTGGGGGAGTTGGACGAAAAGGCCCTGGAGATCGAGGAGTACAAGCGGCGGATCAAACGGGCCCGTTTGGGCAAAGAGGCCAAGGAAGAGGCGGAAAAACAGCTCAGACGACTGGAGCAGATGCACCCCGACGCCGCCGAGGCGTCCATCGTCCGAACCTATCTGGACTGGCTGGTCGAACTTCCCTGGCAGAAAATGACCGCGGACCATTTCGACATCCCAGGGGCCAAAAAGGTGCTGGACGAAGACCATTACGGTTTGACCAAGGTCAAAGACCGAATACTTGAGTATTTGAGCGTCCGCAAGTTAAACCCCGAAACCAAAGGGCCCATTCTTTGCTTCGTGGGACCTCCGGGAGTGGGAAAAACTTCCCTGGGTCGTGCTATCGCCAAGGCCATGCGGCGGAAATTTTTTCGGATTTCTCTGGGAGGCGTTCGGGATGAGGCCGAGATTCGAGGACATCGCCGCACTTACATCGGCGCGCTCCCCGGTCGTATCATCCAGGGATTGAAACAGTGCGGCAGTCGGAATCCGGTGTTCATGATGGACGAGATCGATAAACTCGGCTCCGATTTCAGGGGCGATCCGTCATCAGCGCTGTTGGAGGCTCTGGACCCGGAGCAGAACGCCAACTTCAGCGATCACTACCTGAACCTTTCCTTCGATCTTTCCAAGGTGATGTTTATTCTTACCGCCAACATGACCGATACGATTCCTTCAGCCCTTCTCGACCGGATGGAGGTGATTCGGCTCTCCGGATACACTGACGAAGAGAAGATGGATATTGCGACGAAACATCTCTTGCCCCGACAGATCAAGGAAAACGGACTGAAGTCTAAAAATATCTCCATCACGGGCAATGCCATGCTCCAGATCATCAATGAATACACGTCGGAGGCGGGGGTCCGAAACCTCGAGCGGGAAATTGGGAGTATCTGCCGCAAGGTGGCCCGAAAGATAGCCGAGGGAGAAAAAGGGCCGTTTCTGGTTACTCGGGCCAATATTCATAAATATCTGGGGGTTCCACAGTACTATCCCGAGATGGACCAGGACGAGAGCCAAGTCGGTCTCTCGACGGGACTGGCCTGGACCGAGGCCGGAGGTGATGTCCTCTACATTGAGGTGTCGCTTTTCGGCGGGAAAGGAGATCTGCTCATCACCGGACAGCTGGGTGAGATCATGCAGGAATCCGCTCGAGCTGCCGTCAGTTATGCCCGTGCCAACATGGATCGATGGGGGGTGGACGAGTCGTTCTTCGAAAATCAGGATATCCACATTCACGTTCCCGCCGGTGCCATTCCCAAGGACGGTCCGTCGGCGGGTATCGCCATGGCAACCGCGCTGATATCGGTCATGACCGGTCGTCCGGTAAACAAGTATGTCGCCATGACCGGCGAGATCACCTTAAGAGGACGTGTCCTGCCCATCGGCGGTTTGAAGGAAAAAGCCCTCGGCGCTCTGAGAGGGGGCATTCAAACAGTGATTCTACCGGAGAAGAACAGGAAAGACCTCTCTGAAATTCCTGCGAACCTCAAACGAAAAATGAAGTTTATACCGGTTAAGCACATGGACGAGGTGCTTCCCATCGCCCTTGAGGAATCCGCCCCCAGGAAACGGCGGTCGGAACGGAAGACGCCCGCCGCGAAATCCCCCGGCACGTCGGCAGCGCGAGGGGAGCGCATGTGA
- the tsaB gene encoding tRNA (adenosine(37)-N6)-threonylcarbamoyltransferase complex dimerization subunit type 1 TsaB produces the protein MRILAVDTCSRSCSVAVTDSGKLAGEVTTLRPQTHSRHLMRMIDMALEMAGTTLDAVDAFGVTRGPGSFTGLRIGISTIKGLALAAGKPAVGVSSLQALALPLMCFDRLVCALLDAGKGEVYSASYRFARSAGLSETEGDSRWGTTGFSAEEKVLHPADVLADITAPCTFVGEGARAYASLITARLGEKARLAANEHHVIRGASVARLAFLRLKYDAGNDITGLVPRYLRKSDAELNLDAKRRTEPRNA, from the coding sequence GTGAGGATCCTGGCCGTCGACACCTGTTCCCGGAGCTGCAGTGTGGCCGTGACCGATTCAGGAAAGTTGGCAGGAGAGGTGACGACCCTGCGCCCGCAAACCCATTCCCGCCACCTGATGCGGATGATCGACATGGCCTTGGAGATGGCGGGCACGACGCTGGACGCGGTGGATGCCTTCGGCGTTACCCGTGGCCCGGGAAGTTTTACGGGGCTTCGCATTGGTATCAGCACAATCAAGGGATTGGCTCTGGCCGCCGGAAAACCGGCAGTAGGCGTTTCGAGTCTTCAAGCCCTGGCCTTGCCTTTGATGTGTTTCGATCGTCTTGTGTGCGCTCTCCTGGATGCAGGTAAGGGCGAGGTTTACAGCGCCTCTTATCGCTTCGCCCGAAGCGCCGGCCTTTCGGAAACCGAAGGCGACAGCCGATGGGGAACAACGGGTTTTTCAGCGGAGGAGAAGGTCCTGCACCCAGCGGACGTGTTAGCGGACATCACGGCGCCGTGTACGTTTGTGGGCGAAGGCGCCCGTGCTTATGCTTCCCTGATCACGGCCCGGCTGGGAGAGAAGGCCCGGCTGGCTGCAAACGAACATCATGTTATTCGAGGCGCCTCGGTGGCTCGGCTGGCCTTCCTTCGCCTGAAGTACGACGCGGGAAATGACATCACCGGCCTTGTCCCCAGGTATCTGCGCAAATCGGACGCGGAACTCAATCTCGACGCAAAACGCCGCACGGAACCCCGAAATGCCTGA
- a CDS encoding phosphatidylserine decarboxylase family protein produces MKNFVWSDPPGQTAYPVAKAGYPFIFAAAFATAVFALLGLVWPSVIGLAATLGICCFFRDPDRVIPYSETGVVSPADGRVVFVDTVPENPYIEGPSLKVSVFMSVFNVHVNRVPFSGTIVDVLYHPGKFFSANLDKASSDNERNAVVLESSQGVRLCFVQIAGLIARRIICYVQPGDPVTKGQRFGLICFGSRLDLYLPSDATPCVRVGDRVKGGTSVLGHLK; encoded by the coding sequence ATGAAAAATTTTGTCTGGTCCGATCCGCCGGGACAGACAGCATATCCCGTAGCAAAAGCCGGATATCCGTTTATATTCGCCGCCGCTTTTGCTACCGCTGTTTTTGCCCTTCTGGGGCTGGTCTGGCCGTCCGTTATTGGATTGGCGGCAACCCTAGGCATCTGTTGTTTTTTCAGGGATCCCGATCGTGTGATCCCCTACTCGGAAACGGGAGTCGTGTCACCTGCTGACGGCAGGGTGGTTTTCGTCGATACCGTCCCTGAGAATCCTTATATCGAAGGTCCGTCCTTGAAGGTCAGCGTGTTCATGAGCGTTTTCAATGTTCACGTGAACCGGGTTCCTTTTTCGGGAACCATTGTGGATGTTCTGTATCACCCCGGGAAATTTTTTTCGGCAAACCTGGATAAAGCCTCCAGCGATAACGAGCGCAATGCCGTCGTTCTCGAATCGTCCCAAGGCGTGCGGCTCTGCTTCGTTCAGATTGCCGGCCTGATCGCCCGACGGATTATCTGTTATGTCCAGCCCGGCGATCCGGTCACGAAAGGACAGCGTTTTGGTCTGATCTGTTTTGGTTCCCGGCTGGATCTATATCTGCCCTCGGATGCGACGCCATGCGTCCGGGTCGGCGATCGGGTGAAGGGCGGAACCTCCGTGTTGGGACATCTGAAATAA
- the greA gene encoding transcription elongation factor GreA, which translates to MERVPITREGYESLKRELETLKSVERPKNIKAIEEARAHGDLSENAEFDAAKDRQAFIEGRISELGFKLGNAEIIDTESVSRDRAVFGCKVLLENIDTGEEVRYQLVGPDESDIEKGKISVGSPLGKAIIGKSPGEEVVLNAPGGKRCYEIVDIL; encoded by the coding sequence TTGGAACGTGTACCCATTACCAGAGAAGGATATGAATCCCTTAAACGAGAACTCGAAACGCTGAAGTCCGTCGAGCGACCGAAGAATATCAAGGCAATCGAAGAGGCCAGAGCTCACGGCGATCTTTCCGAAAACGCGGAATTCGATGCTGCGAAGGATCGTCAGGCGTTTATCGAGGGAAGGATCAGCGAACTGGGATTCAAGCTGGGGAATGCCGAGATCATTGACACTGAAAGTGTGTCCAGGGACCGTGCGGTCTTTGGATGCAAGGTGCTTCTTGAAAATATCGATACCGGAGAAGAGGTCCGGTATCAGTTGGTGGGACCTGATGAGTCGGATATCGAAAAAGGAAAGATTTCCGTTGGATCCCCCCTTGGAAAAGCGATCATCGGCAAATCGCCGGGAGAAGAAGTCGTTCTGAACGCTCCGGGCGGAAAACGGTGTTACGAGATCGTTGACATTTTGTAA
- the rpoZ gene encoding DNA-directed RNA polymerase subunit omega: MARITIEDCLNRVPNRFKLVHMVAKRVRQIREGSEYLVSSPKNEDIVVALREIAAAKVFIKKEPDKE, encoded by the coding sequence GTGGCGAGAATTACCATTGAGGATTGCCTGAACCGAGTTCCAAACCGGTTTAAACTGGTTCATATGGTGGCGAAGCGTGTTCGGCAGATCAGGGAGGGATCGGAATACCTGGTCAGCTCCCCGAAAAACGAAGATATTGTCGTGGCGCTGCGGGAAATCGCCGCAGCCAAAGTCTTTATCAAGAAAGAGCCCGACAAGGAATAG
- a CDS encoding ATP-binding protein, which produces MLRHVHKTLRRSVGKALHRYDMIADGDRVLVGLSGGADSLTLMWCLKERLARVPIHYDLFAVYIDPGFEDGFSDDLIRYSDGMGYALRVEHTDFGPLSHSDVNLENPCFLCSRLRRKRLFEVARELGCRKLALGHNKDDIIETLFLNMCYAGEISTMLPVQPFFQGAFTVIRPLAFSDEEVIRRFAKEMAFPEFVNSCPSAATSRRAEIKAMLKTLYRSNRKIKGNIFRSMSHVKPDYLLQ; this is translated from the coding sequence ATGTTGCGGCACGTACACAAGACGCTCAGACGATCGGTGGGAAAGGCCCTGCACCGTTACGACATGATCGCGGATGGCGACCGGGTTCTGGTGGGCCTTTCGGGGGGCGCGGACAGTCTTACCCTGATGTGGTGTTTAAAGGAGCGTCTGGCCCGTGTTCCCATCCACTATGATCTGTTTGCCGTTTATATCGATCCTGGTTTTGAAGACGGCTTCAGCGACGATCTGATCCGTTATTCTGACGGCATGGGATATGCGCTGCGTGTGGAACATACCGATTTCGGCCCGCTGAGCCACAGCGACGTCAACCTGGAGAACCCTTGTTTTTTGTGCTCGCGGCTGCGTCGGAAGCGGCTTTTCGAGGTCGCCCGCGAACTCGGGTGCCGGAAGCTGGCGCTGGGGCACAACAAGGACGACATTATTGAAACCCTGTTTTTGAACATGTGCTACGCCGGTGAAATCAGCACCATGCTGCCGGTGCAGCCATTCTTTCAAGGCGCTTTTACGGTGATCAGACCTCTGGCGTTTTCGGACGAGGAGGTCATCCGGCGATTTGCAAAGGAAATGGCTTTCCCGGAATTCGTCAACTCGTGTCCCAGCGCCGCCACATCCCGGCGGGCTGAGATCAAGGCGATGCTGAAGACGCTCTATCGGTCCAATCGAAAAATCAAGGGAAATATTTTCAGGTCGATGAGTCATGTAAAACCGGATTATTTGTTACAATAG
- the folE2 gene encoding GTP cyclohydrolase FolE2, which produces MIDIQSQRDDRNIPIDKVGIKNLRYPITVRDRRNGRQHTVASINMYVDLPGKYKGTHMSRFVELLHIIRPEISLDKFAHILEQMKAHLDAASAHIEISFPYFIEKKAPVSDSPGLLDYSCKLIGVSDSSDGIDIVSEVTVPISSVCPCSKEISDVGAHNQRGEVRLRTRFKRFIWIEDVIELVEGCASCEVYSVLKRVDEKCVTERGYNNPKFVEDVVRDIAAKLLEDQNITWFSVSAENFESIHNHSAYASITRGENPNAGAESII; this is translated from the coding sequence ATGATAGACATACAAAGCCAGCGGGACGACCGCAATATCCCCATCGACAAGGTCGGCATCAAGAATCTCAGGTATCCCATCACCGTGAGAGACCGCCGAAACGGACGCCAGCACACGGTGGCCAGTATCAATATGTATGTGGATCTGCCCGGGAAGTATAAGGGCACCCACATGAGCCGCTTTGTGGAACTGCTCCACATCATCCGTCCGGAGATATCCCTTGACAAGTTTGCGCATATTCTCGAGCAGATGAAAGCCCATCTCGATGCGGCATCCGCCCACATTGAAATATCGTTTCCCTACTTTATCGAAAAGAAAGCGCCCGTCAGCGATTCCCCGGGCCTTCTGGATTATTCCTGCAAGCTCATCGGCGTGAGCGATTCGTCCGACGGTATCGACATCGTTTCGGAGGTGACGGTTCCCATCTCCTCCGTGTGTCCCTGTTCCAAGGAAATCAGCGATGTCGGCGCCCACAACCAGCGCGGCGAAGTGCGCCTCAGGACCCGATTCAAACGGTTTATCTGGATCGAGGATGTGATCGAGTTGGTGGAGGGATGTGCTTCCTGCGAGGTCTATTCGGTTTTGAAGCGTGTGGATGAAAAATGCGTGACGGAGAGGGGCTACAACAATCCCAAATTCGTCGAGGACGTGGTCCGTGACATCGCAGCCAAGCTACTCGAGGATCAGAACATCACCTGGTTTTCCGTCAGTGCCGAAAATTTCGAGTCCATCCACAACCACAGCGCATACGCCTCCATTACCCGCGGCGAAAACCCCAACGCAGGGGCGGAGAGTATCATCTAG